From one Candidatus Eremiobacteraceae bacterium genomic stretch:
- a CDS encoding glycosyltransferase family 4 protein encodes MATTYVILSFEGPDVYSRAGGLGVRAAELSQALAARGNETHLYFVGDPSLPAVEKPQANLTWHRWCQWVSHYHPGGVYDGEWGKVEDYRRSLPLHILHAHLKPGYMRGDSLVVLAEEWQTTEACITLRSLADRDGSGGVLDILWNANNVYGFDRIDWPSLERAATITTVSRWMKHMMASVGLEPLIIPNGIPVARLALRPAAAHVRELKAAFGGGLSLVKFGRFDRDKRWLMAIDAVAELKRLGRKPKLVMRAGVEPHGDEVRARIYALGLSYDALRSAPGGLANSIAGSHSDVIELQFFVSDEDRDALYAAADAVLANSGREPFGLVGLEVMAVGGVAVTGTTGEDYAVPFDNALSVDTDDGAELAAYLARLQDMPEAEKKIRARGIETAARFTWDHAIDILERKIEYVRLAR; translated from the coding sequence ATGGCCACCACGTATGTCATCCTTTCATTCGAAGGCCCCGACGTCTATAGCAGAGCCGGTGGCCTCGGCGTGCGCGCAGCCGAGCTTTCGCAGGCGCTGGCCGCGCGTGGAAATGAGACGCATCTCTACTTCGTCGGCGATCCATCGCTGCCGGCAGTGGAAAAGCCGCAGGCCAACCTGACGTGGCACCGATGGTGCCAGTGGGTTTCCCACTATCATCCCGGCGGCGTCTACGATGGCGAGTGGGGCAAGGTCGAAGACTATCGTCGCAGCCTGCCGTTGCACATCTTACACGCGCATCTCAAACCAGGCTACATGCGAGGCGATAGTCTGGTGGTGCTCGCCGAGGAGTGGCAGACGACGGAAGCATGCATCACGTTGCGCAGTCTCGCCGATCGCGACGGCAGCGGCGGCGTGTTGGACATCTTGTGGAATGCCAACAACGTCTACGGATTCGATCGCATCGATTGGCCTTCTCTCGAGCGCGCCGCGACCATCACCACGGTCAGCCGTTGGATGAAACATATGATGGCGTCCGTCGGGTTAGAACCGCTCATCATTCCAAACGGCATCCCGGTGGCGCGGCTCGCGCTACGACCGGCTGCCGCGCATGTTCGCGAACTCAAAGCAGCCTTCGGCGGCGGCCTCAGCCTCGTGAAATTCGGCCGCTTCGATCGTGACAAGCGATGGTTGATGGCTATCGATGCCGTCGCAGAGCTCAAGAGGCTCGGACGCAAACCCAAACTTGTCATGCGCGCCGGCGTGGAACCGCACGGCGATGAGGTGCGGGCGCGCATTTACGCACTAGGTCTGTCATACGACGCGCTTCGCAGCGCGCCCGGCGGTCTTGCAAATTCGATCGCCGGTTCGCATAGTGACGTGATAGAGTTGCAGTTCTTCGTCTCCGACGAAGATCGCGACGCGCTGTACGCCGCGGCCGACGCGGTGCTTGCCAATAGCGGCCGCGAGCCGTTCGGTTTGGTCGGGCTTGAGGTGATGGCGGTCGGCGGCGTCGCCGTCACCGGCACGACCGGCGAAGACTACGCCGTGCCGTTCGACAACGCGCTGAGTGTGGACACCGACGATGGTGCGGAACTCGCAGCCTACCTCGCGAGGCTCCAGGACATGCCGGAGGCCGAGAAAAAGATACGGGCGAGAGGCATCGAGACGGCCGCGCGTTTCACATGGGACCACGCCATCGACATCCTCGAACGAAAGATCGAGTACGTGCGGCTGGCGCGATAG
- a CDS encoding biotin--[acetyl-CoA-carboxylase] ligase: MTVRASYPPILLDEAALAALPGRLTRFGRVRYSVSVDSTNAKALESIHAYDALGISFVTEYQGLGRGRAGRLWESPPAAGLLCSTILPLEVPHEILPAIGFWASLAARSAIRTTSGLETALKWPNDLLLGALKCAGVLCEARSSGATSRVVVGVGINVNRPAGVPEELELVAGWLSDEALCDVNRTSLLDALLSTYEQSFDDLLRAPESVIAKWAAAAALEGTRVSVKAVDGSVLHDGVVLGLDRDGALLLRTDGGDVRILLGDVSAI; the protein is encoded by the coding sequence TTGACCGTCCGTGCGAGCTATCCGCCGATACTGCTGGATGAGGCGGCTCTAGCTGCGCTGCCCGGCCGGTTGACCCGGTTCGGACGCGTTCGGTACTCGGTGAGCGTCGATTCGACTAACGCTAAAGCGTTGGAGTCGATTCATGCATATGACGCGCTCGGCATATCATTTGTTACGGAATATCAAGGACTTGGGCGCGGCAGAGCGGGACGTTTGTGGGAGTCGCCCCCGGCGGCCGGGCTGTTGTGCTCGACGATCCTACCTTTAGAGGTGCCTCACGAGATTTTGCCCGCGATCGGTTTTTGGGCTTCGCTCGCGGCGCGATCGGCTATTCGCACGACTTCAGGTCTCGAAACTGCGCTCAAATGGCCGAATGATCTGCTTTTGGGCGCGCTCAAGTGCGCCGGAGTTTTGTGCGAGGCGCGTTCGTCGGGGGCCACGTCACGGGTAGTTGTTGGAGTCGGCATCAACGTGAACCGGCCGGCTGGGGTTCCGGAGGAGTTGGAACTCGTGGCCGGATGGCTTTCCGATGAGGCTCTCTGTGACGTGAATCGCACGTCGCTGTTGGACGCGCTCTTATCTACTTACGAACAGTCGTTCGATGATTTATTGCGCGCGCCGGAATCGGTGATCGCTAAGTGGGCGGCTGCGGCAGCGCTCGAGGGGACGCGAGTTTCGGTGAAGGCGGTTGACGGGTCGGTATTGCACGACGGTGTCGTGCTCGGCCTTGACCGCGACGGCGCATTGCTGCTGCGCACCGACGGCGGAGACGTGCGCATTTTATTGGGTGACGTGTCTG
- a CDS encoding MEDS domain-containing protein, producing the protein MSRKVTIKELAVRLNVSVPTLRKYGECGLLDVDSVAGRTNLFDEEGAVSRVDEINRLKSKGYSLSLIREKIDTRPTGFAPLDLGIAGAHVSHGRHVLFVVQDLDEYHAFARDFIVNALRAEQAVMLVVHPDHREPLEHLVVASGFNLAELEKSRQLTFTWYDGPPANMNAKDQVEAFHDRVTGILSAGWQSLRLLGHPHIDPASVEESVLEAYETRITQWAAKLPIIVVCVWMATNGNADILLRMQRHHREFVHRESVFFRAS; encoded by the coding sequence TTGTCTCGAAAAGTTACGATTAAAGAACTTGCCGTCCGGCTCAACGTCTCAGTGCCGACGCTTCGCAAATACGGCGAATGCGGCCTGTTGGACGTCGACTCAGTCGCCGGCCGCACCAACCTCTTCGATGAAGAGGGAGCGGTGTCTCGCGTCGACGAGATCAATCGCTTGAAGAGCAAGGGCTATTCGCTCTCCTTGATCCGCGAAAAAATCGACACCCGACCGACGGGTTTTGCGCCGCTCGACCTCGGCATAGCCGGGGCGCACGTCTCGCACGGCCGTCATGTCTTGTTCGTTGTGCAAGATCTCGACGAGTATCACGCGTTCGCGCGCGACTTCATCGTCAATGCCTTGCGCGCCGAACAAGCGGTCATGCTCGTCGTGCATCCCGACCATCGCGAACCGCTGGAGCATCTCGTCGTAGCGAGCGGCTTCAACCTCGCAGAGCTCGAGAAGTCACGGCAGCTCACATTTACTTGGTACGACGGTCCGCCGGCCAACATGAACGCGAAGGATCAGGTCGAAGCGTTCCACGACCGCGTGACCGGAATCCTGAGCGCAGGTTGGCAATCGCTGCGGCTGCTCGGTCATCCGCATATCGATCCAGCGAGCGTCGAAGAGTCGGTCCTTGAAGCGTACGAGACGCGCATCACGCAGTGGGCGGCGAAACTGCCGATCATCGTGGTCTGCGTGTGGATGGCGACGAACGGCAACGCCGACATTCTGCTGCGGATGCAGCGTCATCATCGCGAATTCGTGCACAGAGAAAGCGTGTTCTTCCGAGCCTCGTAG
- the ndk gene encoding nucleoside-diphosphate kinase, with the protein MERTLLLAKPDAVQRGLVGDIIGRFERRGLQFVGLKLMAVSTALAKEHYREHVGKPFFKPLVQYITSTPVVAMVVEGPNAVEVCRATIGATNPVAATPGSIRGDFAIQVGRNLVHGSDSVKSAKREVKLFFRASELVAYKRAAQRWITE; encoded by the coding sequence GTGGAACGAACTCTGCTTCTCGCCAAACCCGATGCGGTCCAGCGCGGCCTCGTCGGCGATATCATCGGCCGGTTCGAGCGCCGGGGCCTGCAATTCGTGGGTCTCAAGTTGATGGCCGTCTCAACGGCGCTTGCAAAAGAACATTATCGCGAACATGTCGGCAAACCGTTTTTCAAACCGCTGGTGCAATACATCACGAGCACGCCGGTGGTCGCGATGGTGGTCGAAGGGCCGAACGCGGTCGAGGTCTGCCGCGCCACAATCGGTGCGACCAACCCCGTTGCGGCGACGCCTGGCTCCATCCGCGGAGATTTCGCCATCCAAGTGGGCCGCAATCTCGTGCACGGTTCGGATAGCGTCAAGAGTGCCAAGCGCGAAGTGAAGCTATTCTTCAGGGCGTCGGAACTTGTCGCATACAAGCGCGCGGCGCAACGTTGGATCACGGAGTAG
- the eno gene encoding phosphopyruvate hydratase — protein sequence MADLTAPAVAEIRGREVLDSRGNPTVAVRVTTSDGVMAEAMVPSGASTGTHEAVELRDGDAKRYLGKGVLKAVKNVNGPINDRLCGMNVTDQGEIDRALIALDGTANKGKLGANAMLGASLACAHAAASNLGLPLYRYLGGSQACVMPVPMMNVINGGKHAEGALQFQECMIVPVGAKSLAEAVRYGSEVFHHLGKLLKKKGFSTTVGDEGGYAPPLTHINEAMELICNAISAAGYKPGKDVAIALDPAASEFSEKGAYLAVRGKKPLSSAKMIDLYESLIQDFPIVSIEDGLGEDDWSGWKELTTRLGDRVQLVGDDIFVTNVKFLKRGIAEGVGNAILVKVNQIGTLSETMECVRTAQEAGFRAVISHRSGETGDTTIADIAVALNAGQIKTGSLSRSDRVEKYNRLMAIELALGATAIYPGASAFKNG from the coding sequence ATGGCCGATTTGACCGCTCCGGCGGTGGCGGAGATCCGCGGTCGCGAAGTGCTCGATTCTCGCGGCAACCCCACGGTTGCTGTGCGCGTGACCACGTCCGACGGCGTGATGGCTGAAGCGATGGTGCCATCGGGCGCCTCCACCGGAACGCACGAAGCCGTGGAATTGCGCGACGGCGACGCCAAGCGTTATCTCGGCAAAGGCGTGCTCAAGGCGGTCAAAAACGTCAACGGTCCGATCAACGATCGCTTGTGCGGCATGAACGTCACCGATCAGGGTGAGATCGATCGCGCGTTGATCGCGCTCGACGGCACGGCCAATAAGGGCAAACTCGGCGCCAACGCGATGCTCGGGGCGTCGCTGGCGTGCGCGCACGCCGCAGCGAGCAATCTCGGCCTGCCGTTGTATCGATACCTCGGGGGATCGCAGGCTTGCGTCATGCCGGTGCCGATGATGAACGTCATCAACGGCGGCAAACATGCCGAAGGCGCGCTCCAATTCCAAGAGTGCATGATCGTGCCGGTCGGCGCCAAATCGCTTGCCGAAGCAGTGCGCTACGGCTCCGAGGTGTTTCACCATCTCGGCAAGCTTCTGAAGAAGAAGGGCTTCTCGACGACGGTCGGCGACGAAGGCGGCTACGCACCACCGCTTACGCACATCAACGAAGCGATGGAACTGATCTGCAACGCGATCTCGGCCGCCGGCTATAAACCTGGTAAGGATGTGGCTATCGCGCTCGATCCGGCTGCGAGCGAGTTCAGCGAGAAGGGCGCCTATCTCGCGGTGCGCGGCAAGAAGCCGCTGTCGTCGGCGAAAATGATCGATCTCTACGAATCGCTCATACAAGATTTTCCCATCGTCAGCATCGAGGATGGCTTAGGTGAAGACGATTGGTCGGGTTGGAAAGAACTGACGACCCGGCTCGGCGATCGCGTGCAGCTCGTCGGCGACGATATTTTCGTCACCAATGTGAAGTTTTTGAAGCGCGGCATCGCCGAAGGCGTCGGCAATGCGATCTTGGTGAAGGTCAATCAGATCGGAACATTGTCGGAAACCATGGAGTGCGTGCGCACGGCTCAAGAGGCTGGCTTCCGGGCGGTCATTTCGCATCGTTCCGGCGAGACCGGCGATACGACCATCGCCGACATCGCGGTTGCGCTCAACGCTGGCCAGATCAAGACCGGGTCGTTGTCACGCAGCGACCGCGTCGAGAAATACAACCGGCTGATGGCCATCGAGCTCGCACTAGGCGCAACCGCCATTTACCCCGGCGCCTCCGCCTTCAAGAATGGTTGA